One window of the Manihot esculenta cultivar AM560-2 chromosome 14, M.esculenta_v8, whole genome shotgun sequence genome contains the following:
- the LOC110599847 gene encoding pentatricopeptide repeat-containing protein At5g57250, mitochondrial, translating into MCVYNAINLLCKRNFFMGATGFYKVARRNKSILSSKSYYWTIRRLFGEGKFQESQPFLCSFIKEDGLFEPKVSRILLHYLCLKDVNSALYFLNKIKENDVAITLPISALRALTKIGCVLTAYRLVVGAKDDLPVMDVVDYSIMVDGLCKIGHPIKALKLCTLAELKGIVLNIITYNSVINGLCNQGCFVEAFRLFDSLERIDLAPSEITYSILIDNLCKEGCLQDAKQLFERMILRGYEANIRIYNSFLNGYCNFGQFEEALGILKNIQIEHLDPDEFTISSMINGYCQKGDLEGALNFFIECNQKGTSPDLLGFLQLMRGLCAKGRMEEARSILREMLQSKSVMEMLNKVNTGVETESMQSFLIFLCQQGSIKEAVTVLNEVVSMFFPVQKCGPCESQKLETLPESEAFNIFASRTISQEGNEFDVLDCYIREDDKMVEKNDEFGRSEIEFFDSYYSLIASLCSRGKMSEANRLAKEILSFALS; encoded by the coding sequence ATGTGTGTATATAATGCTATCAATTTGTTGTGCAAAAGAAATTTCTTCATGGGTGCAACTGGATTTTACAAGGTAGCAAGGAGGAACAAATCAATCTTGAGCAGCAAATCTTACTATTGGACCATAAGAAGGCTTTTTGGTGAAGGGAAATTTCAGGAAAGTCAGCCCTTTTTGTGTAGCTTTATAAAAGAAGATGGCCTTTTTGAACCTAAAGTCAGTAGGATACTACTGCATTACCTGTGTTTGAAGGATGTTAATAGTGCTCTTTATTTTCTCAACAAGATTAAGGAGAATGATGTAGCTATCACTCTTCCAATCAGCGCTTTAAGAGCACTTACAAAAATTGGATGTGTTTTAACTGCATACAGACTTGTTGTTGGTGCTAAAGATGATCTACCTGTTATGGATGTGGTTGATTATTCTATCATGGTTGATGGACTTTGCAAGATTGGACATCCTATTAAGGCATTAAAGCTTTGTACTTTGGCTGAATTGAAGGGGATTGTTCTTAATATAATCACTTATAATTCTGTTATAAATGGGTTGTGCAACCAGGGATGTTTTGTTGAAGCATTTCGTCTATTCGATTCATTAGAAAGAATTGACTTGGCTCCTTCAGAAATCACTTATTCAATACTGATTGACAATTTATGTAAAGAAGGATGTTTGCAGGATGCTAAGCAATTATTTGAGAGGATGATTCTTAGAGGCTATGAAGCGAATATACGTATCTATAATTCATTTCTTAATGGTTATTGCAATTTTGGTCAGTTTGAAGAGGCCTTGGGGATTCTGAAAAATATTCAAATAGAACATCTTGATCCTGATGAATTTACTATTAGCTCTATGATTAATGGTTATTGTCAGAAGGGTGACTTAGAGGGCGCTCTAAACTTCTTTATCGAGTGTAATCAGAAAGGTACTTCTCCTGATTTATTGGGTTTCTTGCAGTTGATGAGAGGTCTATGTGCCAAGGGGAGGATGGAAGAGGCAAGGAGCATCTTAAGAGAAATGCTTCAATCAAAATCTGTGATGGAGATGTTGAACAAAGTCAATACTGGGGTTGAAACAGAGTCTATGCAgagttttcttatttttttgtgCCAGCAAGGAAGTATCAAAGAAGCAGTTACTGTACTTAATGAAGTTGTATCTATGTTTTTTCCAGTTCAGAAGTGTGGTCCTTGTGAATCGCAAAAACTGGAAACACTTCCTGAATCAGAAGCTTTTAATATATTTGCTTCAAGAACAATATCACAAGAGGGAAATGAGTTTGATGTTTTAGATTGTTATATAAGGGAAGACGATAAAATGGTTGAGAAAAATGATGAGTTCGGGAGATCTGAAATAGAATTCTTTGACTCTTACTATTCCTTAATCGCTTCACTCTGCTCAAGAGGGAAGATGTCAGAAGCCAACAGACTAGCAAAGGAGATACTTTCTTTTGCCTTGTCCTAA